A single Streptomyces sp. Edi2 DNA region contains:
- a CDS encoding GNAT family N-acetyltransferase: protein MTFPEPGVPPALRTQVAELRDEAWPPDSASAPGTFAHDPALQPVSMLLVDGATVLAALDILTKQIVHDGERYRAAGLSTVVTRGSARGQGHGRRLVTAAHEAMAASGPDLGLFTCDRPLQPFYESAGWHHLPGAVLIGGTPLAPFPSDRPGFDKVTMADFFSPRSRRHRSAFPHSRIALYPGEIDKLW from the coding sequence ATGACCTTCCCGGAACCCGGTGTCCCGCCCGCGCTGCGTACGCAGGTGGCGGAGCTACGGGACGAGGCCTGGCCCCCGGACTCCGCTTCGGCGCCCGGTACGTTCGCCCACGACCCGGCCTTGCAGCCGGTCTCGATGCTGCTCGTGGACGGTGCCACGGTGCTCGCCGCACTGGACATCCTCACCAAGCAGATCGTCCATGACGGCGAGCGCTACCGGGCCGCGGGGCTGAGCACGGTGGTGACCCGTGGCTCCGCCCGCGGCCAGGGCCATGGTCGCCGTCTGGTGACGGCCGCTCACGAGGCCATGGCAGCAAGCGGCCCGGACCTCGGCCTGTTCACCTGCGACCGCCCGCTTCAGCCCTTCTACGAAAGCGCGGGCTGGCATCATCTGCCCGGCGCGGTGCTGATCGGCGGGACGCCCCTGGCCCCGTTCCCCAGTGACCGCCCCGGCTTCGACAAGGTCACCATGGCCGACTTCTTCTCGCCCCGGAGCCGGCGGCACCGCTCCGCCTTCCCGCACTCCCGCATCGCGTTGTACCCGGGCGAGATCGACAAGCTCTGGTGA
- the fabV gene encoding enoyl-[acyl-carrier-protein] reductase FabV, which translates to MSERVITPRSRGFLFLDSHPAGCERLVQEMWQATPSPTHVPGDAPVALVVGSSAGYGLAAMIAGLARTGIRGIGVCFEKAPTERRTATAGWYRTAATAELARRHGQEMVFLNGDAFSDEMKEQVADLLRQRFGRLDHLIYSVAAPRRTDPETGAAYASVLKPIGEPYRTKTLVFDADGTPEVKEVETPPAKDDDIEQTVAVMGGADWERWVDHLADRGLLADGFTTAALSYIGSPLTDGIYRQGTIGAAKSHLEATARTLDERLDKLVGGRAVTSVNGAAVTQSSTAIPGIALYVGLLRGALGEGMVPPIAQLADLWDQLTGVRPLDTDEDGRVRLDGWELNSAVQAAVTERWESATTETIARLADLDWFHAEVQRLYGFAVPGIDYAAPTTIQVPWPDATS; encoded by the coding sequence ATGAGCGAACGTGTCATCACCCCGCGCAGCCGCGGATTCCTCTTCCTCGACTCCCATCCGGCCGGCTGCGAGCGCCTGGTGCAGGAGATGTGGCAGGCCACCCCCTCGCCCACCCATGTCCCTGGCGACGCTCCGGTGGCACTCGTCGTCGGCTCCTCGGCCGGCTACGGGCTCGCCGCGATGATCGCCGGCCTCGCCCGGACGGGGATCCGCGGCATCGGCGTCTGCTTCGAGAAGGCCCCCACCGAGCGCCGTACCGCCACGGCCGGCTGGTACCGCACCGCTGCCACCGCTGAACTCGCCCGCCGGCACGGCCAGGAGATGGTGTTCCTCAACGGCGACGCGTTCTCCGACGAGATGAAGGAGCAGGTCGCCGATCTCCTCCGACAACGATTCGGCCGACTGGACCACCTGATCTACTCGGTTGCCGCCCCTCGGCGCACCGACCCGGAGACCGGTGCCGCCTACGCCTCGGTCCTCAAGCCCATCGGCGAGCCGTACCGCACCAAGACCCTCGTCTTCGACGCTGACGGAACTCCGGAGGTCAAGGAGGTGGAAACCCCGCCGGCCAAGGACGACGACATCGAGCAGACCGTGGCGGTGATGGGTGGCGCGGACTGGGAACGGTGGGTCGACCACCTCGCCGACCGCGGCCTGCTCGCCGACGGATTCACCACGGCCGCCCTGTCGTACATCGGCTCCCCCCTGACGGACGGGATCTACCGGCAGGGGACCATCGGCGCCGCCAAGTCCCACCTCGAAGCGACCGCCCGCACGCTCGACGAGCGCCTGGACAAGCTGGTCGGCGGCCGCGCGGTGACCTCCGTCAACGGCGCGGCGGTCACCCAGTCCTCCACCGCCATTCCCGGCATCGCCCTCTACGTCGGCCTGCTGCGCGGCGCGCTCGGCGAGGGAATGGTGCCGCCGATCGCCCAGTTGGCCGACCTGTGGGACCAACTGACCGGTGTCCGGCCGCTCGACACCGATGAGGACGGCAGGGTCCGGCTCGACGGCTGGGAACTCAACAGCGCGGTCCAGGCCGCCGTCACCGAAAGGTGGGAGTCGGCCACCACCGAGACGATCGCCCGGCTCGCCGACCTCGACTGGTTCCACGCCGAGGTCCAGCGCCTCTACGGTTTCGCGGTACCGGGCATCGACTACGCGGCCCCGACCACGATTCAGGTTCCCTGGCCGGACGCCACGTCCTGA
- a CDS encoding ATP-binding protein, giving the protein MSTAEAPRTMTASPVLELQLDCRSEAVGPARHLAATFLEQMEPATERETKEAVILVVSELVTNAVRHAGGKTCTLRLRAGPESVVVDVGDASPVLPRPRTPDVSGEGGGFGWSMVCRIASSVEIKQELAGKTVTAVIPCQGRDAP; this is encoded by the coding sequence ATGAGCACCGCCGAGGCTCCTCGCACCATGACGGCGTCGCCGGTGCTGGAGCTTCAACTTGATTGCCGGTCCGAGGCTGTCGGACCCGCACGCCACCTTGCCGCCACCTTCCTGGAACAAATGGAGCCCGCCACGGAAAGGGAGACCAAAGAGGCGGTGATCCTGGTCGTCTCCGAGCTGGTGACCAATGCGGTGCGGCACGCGGGCGGAAAGACGTGCACGCTGCGGCTGCGGGCGGGCCCGGAATCGGTGGTGGTTGACGTGGGCGACGCCAGCCCGGTCCTCCCTCGCCCCCGCACCCCGGATGTCAGCGGTGAGGGCGGCGGTTTTGGATGGTCGATGGTCTGCCGCATCGCCAGCAGCGTAGAGATCAAGCAAGAGCTCGCCGGTAAAACCGTGACGGCGGTCATTCCCTGTCAGGGGCGCGACGCACCGTGA
- a CDS encoding CPBP family glutamic-type intramembrane protease produces MATTYGTTPARGSAGRAWGRAFLGGAVMACALGAGNALGEVFARALGADGLVRQLLPAALVSALAVPTVLGLRAARSARRCPLGLGPLSSAPLGFFRGLAVTVSCAAAVLGAGTALGWVRWSGLDPAALASFLVGNAVVAVLLEALPEEATLRGYAWASLRDRLGGVVSALGVTAVFLLVPAASTVVQAGVSRLVGVASAPMGLTPEGQDPIAYLVLLSVFGLTLVAARTAPGPAPLWAAIGTHVAFLSVNRVVFEGVQRGAGWSARVAPTHAAVLELGYLAATAMVFVGARLVSSRVRARTPRPGRPSAATTHSVGVWTGAGAGPLLVPAGRERPHSGVERVWTSRVGREWPSHDPGARVIRRSGT; encoded by the coding sequence ATGGCTACGACGTACGGCACGACGCCGGCTCGGGGCTCCGCGGGGCGGGCCTGGGGGAGAGCGTTCCTGGGCGGCGCGGTGATGGCGTGCGCACTGGGAGCGGGGAATGCGCTGGGGGAGGTGTTCGCCAGGGCGCTCGGTGCCGACGGTCTGGTGCGGCAGCTGCTGCCTGCCGCGCTGGTGAGTGCGCTGGCCGTGCCCACCGTCCTGGGGTTGCGGGCCGCCCGGTCGGCGAGGCGCTGTCCGCTGGGGCTCGGTCCCCTTTCCTCGGCGCCACTCGGCTTCTTCCGCGGCCTGGCCGTCACCGTCTCCTGTGCTGCCGCCGTGCTCGGGGCCGGCACCGCGCTCGGGTGGGTCCGCTGGTCCGGCCTGGACCCGGCGGCCCTCGCCTCGTTCCTGGTGGGCAACGCCGTGGTGGCCGTGCTGCTGGAGGCGCTGCCCGAGGAGGCGACGCTGCGCGGCTATGCCTGGGCCTCGTTGCGCGACCGGCTCGGCGGAGTGGTCTCCGCCCTGGGGGTGACTGCGGTTTTCCTGCTGGTGCCGGCGGCCTCCACCGTGGTGCAGGCCGGGGTGTCCCGGCTCGTGGGCGTGGCGTCCGCGCCGATGGGCCTCACCCCCGAGGGGCAGGATCCCATCGCCTACCTGGTGTTGCTCTCGGTCTTCGGGCTCACGCTGGTGGCCGCCCGGACGGCGCCGGGACCTGCGCCGCTGTGGGCGGCGATCGGCACCCATGTGGCCTTCCTGAGCGTCAATCGTGTGGTGTTCGAGGGCGTACAGCGCGGCGCGGGCTGGTCGGCGAGGGTTGCCCCGACCCATGCCGCGGTGCTCGAACTGGGGTATCTGGCGGCAACGGCGATGGTCTTCGTCGGGGCGAGGCTGGTGTCATCCCGGGTGAGGGCGCGGACGCCTCGGCCCGGGCGTCCGTCCGCGGCGACCACGCACAGCGTGGGCGTCTGGACCGGCGCCGGCGCCGGCCCGCTGCTCGTCCCGGCCGGACGGGAGCGGCCGCACTCCGGCGTCGAGCGGGTGTGGACGTCACGCGTCGGACGGGAGTGGCCGTCACATGACCCAGGGGCACGTGTGATTCGACGTAGCGGCACCTAG
- a CDS encoding cytosine permease, protein MTIEESAFRGRMPAHPGDLAVERHGIEPVPESNRYGKSARLFTVWFAPNLTMTGVFSGTVGISLGLDFWTALTAMVLGTVVGAVPAAYLGTWGSQTGTGQLPLSRLAFGRGVALPGIMQWLSSVAWDALIGLFGGEALAQLLGWPFWLGALVVLLLQGAVGVFGYEALHQLQTVMTFVLGAAFVVLSVKLLSGVPLPVSSSAHGADRLGAFVLTSTIALSLAISWAPYASDFSRYLPRETSRPRMFWYSMLGMVLSFAWVQALGLWGAELFTDQTAAGVHGLLGGGVLGAFGLLAVAAAAVCSNAMNDYSGSLALQTAGIRIPRPLAAAAAAVLGFLLVLWMHAADTAVRFQNLLLFVGYWIPGFVGIVLVDARLRAKARHGAPIDVGAEFARPQPWWPACLAFVVAFAAAVPFMDTTLFVGPVAAALHGADLAYYVAFIVSVAVYAPLRLFVSARTAGTGRTEQ, encoded by the coding sequence ATGACCATCGAAGAATCCGCCTTCCGAGGGCGGATGCCTGCCCATCCCGGTGACCTGGCGGTCGAGCGGCACGGTATCGAGCCGGTGCCCGAAAGCAACCGTTACGGCAAATCTGCCCGCCTTTTCACCGTGTGGTTCGCCCCCAACCTCACGATGACCGGAGTCTTCTCCGGCACCGTGGGCATCTCCCTGGGGCTGGACTTCTGGACGGCTCTCACGGCCATGGTGCTCGGCACCGTCGTCGGCGCGGTGCCCGCCGCCTACCTCGGCACCTGGGGCAGCCAGACCGGGACCGGTCAGCTACCGCTGTCGCGGCTGGCCTTCGGCCGTGGTGTGGCACTGCCCGGCATCATGCAGTGGCTCTCCTCCGTCGCCTGGGACGCGCTGATCGGCCTCTTCGGCGGTGAGGCGCTGGCCCAGCTGCTCGGCTGGCCGTTCTGGCTGGGCGCGCTGGTGGTCCTGCTGCTCCAGGGAGCCGTCGGCGTCTTCGGCTACGAGGCGCTCCATCAGCTCCAAACGGTGATGACCTTTGTGCTGGGTGCCGCATTCGTGGTCCTGAGCGTCAAGCTGCTGTCCGGGGTGCCGCTTCCCGTATCGAGCTCCGCACACGGCGCTGATCGTCTGGGTGCCTTTGTCCTGACCAGCACCATTGCGCTCAGTCTGGCCATCTCGTGGGCCCCCTATGCGTCGGACTTCAGCCGCTACCTGCCGCGTGAGACCTCCCGGCCCAGGATGTTCTGGTACTCCATGCTCGGCATGGTGCTCTCGTTCGCCTGGGTGCAGGCGCTGGGGCTGTGGGGAGCCGAGCTGTTCACCGATCAGACCGCTGCCGGGGTGCACGGACTGCTGGGCGGCGGGGTCCTCGGCGCCTTCGGCCTGCTGGCCGTTGCGGCCGCGGCGGTGTGCAGCAACGCCATGAACGACTACAGCGGCTCCCTGGCGCTCCAGACGGCCGGTATACGGATACCCCGGCCGCTCGCCGCGGCGGCCGCGGCCGTACTCGGTTTTCTGCTGGTGCTGTGGATGCACGCCGCGGACACCGCGGTGCGCTTCCAGAACCTGCTGTTGTTCGTGGGCTACTGGATCCCCGGGTTCGTGGGCATTGTGCTCGTCGACGCGAGGCTGCGTGCCAAGGCCCGTCACGGCGCGCCGATCGACGTCGGGGCCGAGTTCGCCCGTCCCCAGCCGTGGTGGCCCGCGTGCCTCGCCTTTGTCGTCGCGTTCGCCGCGGCCGTGCCCTTCATGGACACGACCCTGTTCGTCGGCCCGGTCGCTGCCGCACTGCATGGCGCCGATCTCGCCTACTACGTCGCGTTCATCGTTTCTGTGGCGGTCTATGCCCCGTTGAGGCTCTTTGTGAGTGCGCGTACGGCGGGTACGGGGCGCACGGAGCAGTAG
- a CDS encoding coagulation factor 5/8 type domain-containing protein, translated as MPTPPTDATASPAPRPSRRGVLAAMAAALPAASLPVLSSRASAAPAAAGLPGGGDLGPYVLVFDPATPDIQGKLDEIFRRQESAQFGDGRYQLLFKPGTYNGLNAQLGFYTSIAGLGLSPDDTTFNGDVTVDAGWFNGNATQNFWRSAENLALRPANGTNRWAVAQAAPFRRMHVKGGLNLAPDGYGWASGGYIADSRIDGTVSPYSQQQWYSRDSSVGGWNNAVWNMVFSGVEGAPAQSFPNPPYTTLDTTPVSREKPFLYLDGADYRVFLPDQRTNARGTTWGSGTPRGRSLPLGQFYVARPGVAAATLNAALAQGLNVLLTPGIYHLDRPIDVQRPNTVVLGLGYATLVPDNGVTAVKVADVDGVRLAGFLIDAGPVNSTTLLEVGPEGAFADHAANPTTVQDVFIRIGGAGAGKATTSMVINSHHTIVDHTWVWRADHGDGVGWETNRADYGVRVNGDDVLATGLFVEHFNKYDVEWRGERGRTVFFQNEKAYDAPDQAAVQNGSTKGYAAYKIADGVTTHEGWGLGSYCFYNVDPTIRQDHGFEAPEKPGVKLHDLLVVSLGGKGQYEHVINGVGAPTSGTSTVPSTVVSYP; from the coding sequence ATGCCCACACCCCCCACCGACGCCACGGCGTCCCCCGCGCCAAGACCCTCACGCCGCGGAGTCCTGGCCGCGATGGCAGCCGCGCTCCCCGCCGCGAGCCTGCCGGTCCTTTCCTCCCGGGCGTCCGCGGCGCCGGCCGCCGCGGGGCTGCCGGGCGGCGGCGACCTCGGCCCCTACGTGCTGGTCTTCGATCCCGCCACGCCCGACATCCAGGGGAAGCTCGACGAGATCTTCCGGCGGCAGGAGTCGGCCCAGTTCGGCGACGGGAGGTACCAACTCCTCTTCAAACCCGGCACCTACAACGGGCTGAACGCCCAGCTCGGCTTCTACACCTCCATCGCGGGCCTCGGGCTGTCACCCGACGACACCACCTTCAACGGTGATGTGACCGTCGACGCCGGCTGGTTCAACGGCAATGCCACGCAAAACTTCTGGCGCTCGGCGGAAAACCTCGCGCTGCGCCCCGCCAACGGCACCAACCGGTGGGCGGTGGCCCAGGCGGCCCCGTTCCGGCGGATGCACGTCAAGGGCGGGCTGAACCTGGCACCCGACGGCTACGGCTGGGCCAGCGGCGGCTATATCGCCGACAGCCGCATCGACGGCACGGTGAGCCCGTACTCCCAGCAGCAGTGGTACAGCCGCGACAGTTCCGTGGGCGGCTGGAACAACGCCGTGTGGAACATGGTGTTCTCGGGGGTCGAGGGAGCCCCCGCGCAGAGCTTCCCCAACCCCCCGTACACCACTCTCGACACCACCCCGGTCTCCCGCGAAAAGCCGTTCCTCTACCTCGACGGGGCCGACTACCGGGTCTTCCTGCCCGATCAGCGCACCAACGCGCGCGGCACCACCTGGGGAAGCGGCACACCACGAGGCCGGTCCCTGCCGCTCGGACAGTTCTATGTGGCCAGGCCCGGCGTGGCCGCGGCGACCCTCAACGCCGCGCTGGCGCAGGGCCTCAACGTGCTTCTCACGCCCGGGATTTATCACCTCGACCGGCCGATAGACGTCCAGCGCCCGAACACCGTGGTCCTGGGGCTGGGGTATGCGACCCTCGTTCCGGACAACGGTGTCACGGCCGTGAAGGTCGCCGACGTCGACGGTGTGCGGCTCGCCGGATTCCTGATCGATGCCGGACCGGTCAACTCCACCACGCTGCTGGAGGTCGGCCCCGAGGGCGCTTTTGCAGACCACGCCGCCAATCCGACCACGGTGCAGGACGTCTTCATCCGGATCGGCGGGGCGGGCGCCGGCAAGGCGACCACCAGCATGGTGATCAACAGCCACCACACCATCGTCGACCACACCTGGGTCTGGCGTGCCGACCACGGGGACGGTGTGGGCTGGGAGACCAACCGGGCCGACTACGGGGTCCGGGTCAACGGCGATGACGTCCTGGCGACCGGGCTCTTCGTCGAGCACTTCAACAAGTACGACGTGGAGTGGCGCGGTGAGCGGGGACGCACCGTCTTCTTCCAGAATGAGAAGGCGTACGACGCACCCGACCAGGCCGCGGTGCAGAACGGCAGCACCAAGGGGTACGCCGCGTACAAGATCGCCGACGGGGTGACCACGCACGAAGGGTGGGGCCTGGGCAGCTACTGCTTCTACAACGTGGATCCCACCATCCGCCAGGACCACGGCTTCGAGGCCCCGGAGAAGCCGGGCGTGAAGCTCCACGATCTGCTCGTGGTCTCCCTCGGCGGCAAGGGGCAGTACGAGCACGTGATCAACGGCGTCGGCGCCCCCACCTCGGGCACCTCGACGGTGCCGTCGACGGTGGTGTCCTATCCCTGA
- a CDS encoding glycoside hydrolase family 15 protein, with the protein MTAAVSLRPSKADALRYTPIAEHGLIGDMRTAALVGTNGTIDWYCCARFDAPSVFAAILDADRGGAFELAPDVPARTKQFYFPDTNILITRFFADHGVGEVQDFMPIVGDSQEADRHRLIRRVLCVRGALPFTARVAPRFDYGRSTHTVSARQGQTVFESPDLSLALTSSVPVEIDGPDATSSFLLGEGEAAVFALDRIGGGVEPRACPLAEAEDLFGATVRYWRTWLSRSRYRGRWREMVHRSALTLKLLTYAPTGAIVAAPTTSLPEQVGGERNWDYRYAWVRDAAFCIYALLRLGFTDEAKAFVHFLSENVALNDGSDGPLQIMYGIDGRSELPEEELLHWEGHLGSSPVRIGNEAVHQLQLDIYGALIDSLYLYDKWGEPLHSGHWATVGTLVNWVCDHWDQPDEGIWETRSKSQRFLYSQLMCWVAIERAIRIATHRGLPADMPRWAHARDAIYRRIMECGWSSRRQAFVQHEGDEVLDASVLMMPLAKFISPTDPKWLSTLDALGEELVSDSLVYRYDPRRSPDGLRGEEGTFSICSFWYVEALSRAGRVDEARLAFEKMLTYANHLGLYAEEIGHTGEQIGNFPQAFTHLGLISAAFNLDRALG; encoded by the coding sequence ATGACCGCCGCCGTGAGCCTCCGCCCCAGCAAGGCGGACGCACTCCGCTACACCCCCATCGCCGAGCACGGCCTGATCGGGGACATGCGTACGGCCGCACTCGTCGGTACCAACGGCACCATCGACTGGTACTGCTGCGCGCGCTTCGACGCCCCCAGTGTCTTCGCGGCGATCCTCGACGCCGACCGGGGCGGAGCCTTCGAACTGGCCCCGGACGTTCCCGCCCGGACGAAGCAGTTCTACTTTCCCGACACCAACATCCTGATCACGCGGTTCTTTGCGGACCACGGCGTCGGCGAGGTTCAGGACTTCATGCCGATCGTCGGCGACTCCCAAGAGGCGGACCGCCACCGGCTGATCCGTCGGGTGCTCTGTGTGCGCGGGGCCCTGCCGTTCACCGCACGGGTGGCCCCCCGCTTCGACTACGGGCGCAGTACGCACACCGTGAGCGCGCGGCAGGGCCAGACCGTATTCGAGTCCCCGGATCTCTCTCTGGCGCTGACCTCCAGCGTTCCGGTCGAGATCGACGGCCCGGACGCCACGTCCTCGTTCCTGCTGGGCGAGGGGGAGGCCGCCGTCTTCGCGCTCGACCGGATCGGCGGCGGGGTGGAGCCGCGGGCCTGCCCGCTGGCGGAGGCGGAAGACCTGTTCGGTGCCACGGTGCGGTATTGGCGCACCTGGCTGTCGCGCTCCCGCTACCGAGGGCGCTGGCGGGAGATGGTGCACCGCTCCGCGCTCACCCTCAAGCTCCTCACGTACGCCCCGACCGGCGCCATCGTGGCCGCTCCCACCACCAGCCTGCCCGAACAGGTAGGCGGCGAGCGCAACTGGGACTACCGCTATGCCTGGGTGAGGGACGCCGCGTTCTGTATTTACGCACTGCTCAGACTGGGCTTCACCGATGAGGCCAAGGCCTTTGTGCACTTCCTGTCGGAGAACGTCGCCCTCAACGACGGTTCCGATGGTCCGCTGCAGATCATGTACGGCATCGACGGCCGCAGCGAACTCCCCGAGGAAGAACTCCTCCACTGGGAAGGGCATCTGGGCTCCTCGCCCGTCCGGATCGGCAACGAGGCCGTCCACCAGCTCCAACTGGACATCTACGGGGCCCTCATCGACTCGCTCTACCTCTACGACAAATGGGGGGAGCCGCTGCACAGCGGGCACTGGGCCACCGTCGGCACCCTGGTCAACTGGGTCTGCGACCACTGGGACCAGCCGGACGAAGGCATTTGGGAGACGCGCAGCAAATCTCAGCGCTTTCTGTACTCGCAGCTGATGTGCTGGGTGGCGATCGAGCGCGCGATCCGCATCGCCACCCATCGGGGTCTGCCGGCGGATATGCCCCGGTGGGCGCATGCCCGCGACGCGATCTACCGGCGGATCATGGAGTGCGGCTGGTCGAGCAGGCGACAGGCATTCGTCCAGCACGAAGGCGACGAAGTCCTCGACGCGTCCGTCCTGATGATGCCGCTGGCCAAGTTCATCTCTCCCACCGACCCGAAGTGGCTCTCCACTCTCGATGCGCTGGGGGAGGAGCTGGTGTCCGACTCCCTGGTCTACCGCTATGACCCCCGCCGGAGCCCCGACGGGCTACGGGGCGAGGAGGGCACCTTCTCGATCTGCTCGTTCTGGTATGTCGAGGCGCTGTCCCGCGCCGGCCGGGTGGACGAGGCCCGGCTCGCCTTCGAGAAGATGCTCACCTACGCCAACCACCTCGGTCTGTACGCCGAAGAGATCGGCCACACCGGCGAACAGATCGGCAACTTCCCCCAGGCTTTCACCCATCTCGGCCTCATCAGCGCCGCGTTCAACCTTGACCGGGCCCTGGGCTGA
- a CDS encoding trypsin-like peptidase domain-containing protein, which produces MSRPTAAHGRLALWLTTLLLGMSLALAPGPLAHAAGAPDGPAHPAASAGAYWTPQRMRAAQPAVATRSGTAPRPAAGTTPPSHPFDGLPQVGTFFWTDGSNTGRFCGGTVVRSPHRDLVVSAAHCLRSPDPKRHLSFVPQYHDGLTPHGIYPVDRIYLDQRYYDLGTDAGARWDFAVVRLGARSDGREAEDVAGGFDLLPYPGYDHRKVRLIGYPGNNDTSHPKPLDCTSSTHRYTSTDPAAPGDFLEIACAGYIGGTSGGPFLVRDFTGYALIGVIGGYHTGGDFPDVSYSSYFTADTLALYAHAVHGDPPAAPRQDPPSK; this is translated from the coding sequence ATGAGCAGACCGACTGCTGCACACGGCCGCCTCGCCCTCTGGCTCACCACCCTGCTCCTCGGAATGTCGCTCGCCCTCGCGCCCGGGCCCCTCGCTCACGCAGCGGGTGCGCCGGACGGCCCCGCTCACCCTGCCGCGTCGGCCGGCGCCTACTGGACCCCGCAGCGGATGCGGGCCGCACAGCCCGCCGTGGCCACCAGGAGTGGAACCGCGCCGCGCCCGGCAGCGGGCACCACTCCGCCGAGCCACCCGTTCGACGGCCTCCCCCAGGTGGGAACCTTCTTCTGGACGGACGGCAGCAACACCGGGCGGTTCTGCGGCGGCACGGTCGTGCGCAGCCCGCATCGCGACCTCGTGGTCAGTGCCGCACACTGTCTGCGCTCCCCCGACCCGAAGCGGCACCTCTCGTTCGTGCCGCAGTACCACGACGGGCTCACGCCGCACGGGATCTACCCCGTCGACCGCATCTACCTCGACCAGCGGTACTACGACCTCGGAACCGACGCGGGGGCCCGCTGGGACTTCGCGGTCGTGCGACTGGGGGCGAGGAGCGACGGGCGGGAGGCGGAGGACGTGGCCGGCGGCTTCGACCTGCTCCCGTACCCGGGGTACGACCACCGGAAGGTACGGCTCATCGGCTACCCCGGCAACAACGACACCAGCCACCCCAAACCCCTCGACTGCACCTCCTCCACACACCGCTACACCAGCACCGACCCAGCCGCCCCCGGGGACTTCCTGGAGATCGCCTGCGCGGGCTACATCGGCGGCACCTCCGGCGGGCCGTTCCTGGTACGGGACTTCACCGGCTACGCCCTGATCGGCGTCATCGGCGGCTACCACACCGGCGGCGACTTCCCGGACGTCTCCTACAGCTCCTACTTCACGGCGGACACCCTGGCGCTCTATGCGCACGCGGTGCACGGCGATCCGCCTGCCGCACCGCGCCAGGATCCGCCGTCGAAGTGA
- a CDS encoding potassium channel family protein, with amino-acid sequence MVPSFLLSVLNRLFGNESWRRLHAQAALWVTLAMTAVLLGGATLVVVAESGAPHANITSYPRALWWSIETATTVGYGDFYPVTLWGRVIASLLMLSAITAFGVITAALATWFVGRAEQDVIRMGKAVGNYAREDAEALRSELHTLHTRFDHVENLIRDKGSHSPS; translated from the coding sequence GTGGTGCCGTCGTTTCTCTTGTCCGTGCTGAACCGCCTCTTCGGCAATGAATCGTGGCGTCGGCTTCATGCACAGGCGGCGCTCTGGGTCACGCTGGCCATGACCGCGGTACTTCTCGGCGGTGCCACTCTGGTCGTGGTCGCCGAATCCGGTGCGCCGCACGCCAATATCACGTCTTACCCGAGGGCATTGTGGTGGTCGATCGAGACGGCGACCACCGTGGGGTACGGGGATTTCTATCCGGTCACCCTGTGGGGCCGCGTCATTGCTTCGCTCCTGATGCTCAGCGCCATTACGGCGTTCGGGGTCATCACGGCCGCCCTCGCCACCTGGTTCGTCGGGCGCGCGGAGCAGGACGTGATCCGCATGGGCAAGGCGGTGGGGAATTATGCACGCGAGGACGCGGAAGCGCTCCGCTCGGAACTGCATACGCTGCACACGCGCTTCGACCACGTCGAGAACCTGATCCGGGACAAAGGCTCCCACTCCCCCTCTTGA
- a CDS encoding alpha/beta hydrolase gives MNTDDARRSALTLDGRTLSWVDFGGPGRPLLALHGHMSEGMSYADLAARLAPDWRVIAPDQRGHGDSDRAADYSREGYLADLEALMDHLGLDRAALLGHSLGAINAYQFAARHPERVTALVNGEGCAELGLDGSNPLAFVLNLPEDTCPSREAFVARLGPFAPFLESAVRERPEGTWGLHFHPKDIYESEERVHGDHWADWTRSTCPALLIRGTEGGVLSEEQAAQMAARRPGTRVVELGTDHFLYANDPVGFADAVRGFLASV, from the coding sequence ATGAACACCGACGACGCCAGGCGTTCCGCGCTCACCCTCGACGGTCGCACCTTGTCCTGGGTGGACTTCGGCGGACCGGGCCGCCCGCTGCTCGCCCTGCACGGACACATGTCCGAGGGCATGTCGTACGCCGATCTCGCCGCCCGCCTCGCCCCGGACTGGCGGGTCATCGCACCCGACCAGCGCGGCCACGGCGATTCCGACCGGGCGGCCGACTACAGCCGGGAGGGCTACCTCGCCGACCTGGAAGCCCTCATGGACCACCTGGGACTGGACCGCGCGGCCCTCCTCGGCCACTCGCTGGGCGCGATCAACGCCTACCAGTTCGCCGCCCGCCACCCCGAGCGCGTGACCGCGCTGGTCAACGGCGAGGGCTGTGCCGAGCTCGGCCTGGACGGCAGCAACCCGCTGGCGTTCGTGCTGAACCTTCCGGAGGACACCTGCCCCAGCCGGGAGGCCTTCGTGGCGCGGCTGGGACCGTTCGCCCCCTTCCTCGAATCGGCCGTTCGCGAGCGGCCGGAGGGAACTTGGGGCCTGCACTTCCACCCCAAGGACATCTACGAATCCGAGGAACGGGTCCACGGCGACCACTGGGCCGACTGGACCCGCTCCACCTGCCCGGCGCTGCTGATACGCGGCACCGAAGGCGGCGTGCTTTCGGAGGAGCAGGCAGCACAGATGGCCGCTCGGCGGCCCGGCACACGGGTCGTCGAACTGGGGACGGACCACTTCTTGTACGCCAACGACCCGGTCGGCTTTGCGGACGCGGTCCGGGGCTTCCTCGCCTCGGTATAG